The following is a genomic window from Nocardioides thalensis.
AGACCTACCTCGCCGAGCGCTGGCTCCGGCAGACGGCCGCCGAGTTCAGCGACGAGGAGGCGGCCAACAACGCCGCCACCAGGATCTTCGAGAGCCTTGCCGACTGCGCACCGGCAGCGGAGACCTACCCCGACTACCAGTACCTGGAGGAGGTTCCGCTCGAGAGCGGGCCGCCCGAGCTCGACTACTTCGCGCTCTACACGTCCCAGCTCGGGAACGTGCAGGACCCGGACGGCGGCGGCTACGCCCTCGTCATGCACACCGGCGTCGTGCAGATCGGCACCCGGATCGCCGTCCTGACGATGGGGATCGGCGCGCAGGACTTCTTCCCCCAGCCCATGCAGGAGATGCTGCCGACGGTGGCCGAGCTGCTGGTCGCGGGCCTGGTGGTGCCTGAAGGCGACAACGCCGAGATGGGCGTCATCCCGGACGGGTTCCCGCTCGCGGCGGGCTGGCCGGACAGCGCCGAGGCGGAGGGCCGCGGGCTGATCGGTCCCAGCCGCGACCTCGAGACGCTGGTGTTCGACACGCCGTGCGGCGTCAACGTGACCGACCTCGACCACATCGACCGGCTCCGCGCGACCTGGGAGAGCGTCGAGGACTTCCGCCAGCGCCAGCTGACCGTCTACGCCGACGGCGATGTCGCCGGCGCCGCGGTCGAGGAGCTGATCGGCCCGTTCCAGGACTGCCCCCTGGGCCCCGAGGACGAGAGCGGCAGCCGCACGGAGACGGAGGTGCTCCCGGTCGACGCGGGCGACGAGGCCTGGGCGATCCTGGAGCGCGACGGCGGCGTCGCCGGTTCGATGGGCGAGACCACAGTGGTGGTCCGGGACGCCACGTCGGTCCTGGTCCTCAACCACGGCGGCCACGCCGGCCGCCCCGACGGCGACAGCCAGGCGACGATCGACCGGCTGCTCGACGAGGCGAGCGAGGTGATCGCCGCGCTCCCGAGCATCCAGGAGAACATGGACGACGGTGCGGTCGACCCGGACGCGTCCGAGGGACCGGACCTGGGCGCACCGGCGGGTACGACGGAGGTGCCGGCGAGCTTCCGGCTCGCTGCTGGATCCGGTGCGACCGGTTCAGTGGAGGTCTACGGGCCCGACCGCTCGGAGGTCGGTGTCTTCTCGACCACTGTCTGCGGCGAGGACATCGCAGCGATCCCGCGGGTGATCGAGCTCAGCCACCTCGGCTACCGCGAGGTCTACGAGGGGGAGGGCTCGCACCAGCGCCGGATCACCGCCTATCCGACCGTGCAGGACGCGATCGACGAGATGAATGCGCTGCGGGCTCAGCTGGACGGCTGCGAGCGCGACACCGCCTACGAGAGCAATGACGAGCGGGTCTGGGACGTCTACCGGCCGCGGACCGGCTACGACGAGATCACGTTCTCCTACCTGGGCGGCCTGGACGGCCCGCCGTACGGCACCGCGTACTCGGTGGTCCGGGTCGGCAACGCGATCCTCGCGGTCGCGGAGAGCGGGGAGTACTCGCCCGAGACCATCACCGGCGCCCTGCCGAACCTCGCCAGAGCTGTCGGGGCGGTCGCACCGGAGATGTGCATCTTCACCGCCGACGGCTGCTGAGCCGACGTACGAGATGACGAAGGCCGCCACCCTCGCGGGTGGCGGCCGTCGTCGTACAGCCTGAACCTCAGAGGCTCTGGAGGATCTCCCGCGCCAGGGCGGCGGTGGCTGAGGGGGTCTTGCCGACCTTGACGCCGACGGCTTCGAGGGCTTCCTGCTTGGCGGCGGCGGTGCCGGCGGAGCCGGAGACGATGGCGCCGGCGTGGCCCATGGTCTTGCCCTCGGGGGCGGTGAACCCGGCGACGTAGCCGACGACGGGCTTGGTGATGTTGGCCTTGATGTACTCCGCGGCGCGTTCCTCGGCGTCCCCGCCGATCTCACCGATCATCACGATGACCTTGGTCTCCGGGTCGTCCTCGAAGGCCTGGAGGGCGTCGATGTGGGTGGTGCCCACGATCGGGTCACCGCCGATGCCGATGGCGGTGGAGAACCCGAAGTCCTTCAGCTCATACATCATCTGATACGTCAGGGTCCCGGACTTCGACACCAGCCCGACCGGGCCGGAGCCGGTGATCGTGTGCGGCGTGATGCCGGCCAGCGACTCACCGGGGGTGATGATCCCGGGGCAGTTGGGGCCGATCATCCGGGTGGACTTGCCCTGGAGGTAGGACCACACCTCGGCGGTGTCTTGGACCGGGACGCCCTCGGTGATCACCACGATCAGCGGCATCTGCGCGTCGATGGCCTCGATGGCCGCGTCCTTGGTGAACGCCGGCGGCACGAACAGCACCGACACGTCCGCGCCGGTCTCCTTCATGGCCTCGGCCACGGTGCCGAACACCGGCAGCTCCACATCCGCACCGTCGGCGTTCTTGTGGGACACGGTCGTGCCGGCCTTGCGGGCGTTGACACCACCGACGATCTGCGCTCCGGAGTCGAGCATCAGGGCGGTGTGCTTGGCACCCATCCCGCCGGTGATGCCCTGGACGATGATCTTGCTGTCCTTGTTCAAGTAGATAGACATTCTCGTCCCCTTCTCAGGCGTTCGCGTGGGCGAGCTCGGCGGCCTTGTCGGCCGCGCCGTCCATGGTGTCGACCTGCGTGACGAGCGGGTGGTTCAGCTCATCGAGGATCGCCCGGCCCTGCTCGACGTTGTTGCCGTCCAGGCGCACCACCAGCGGCTTGGTCGCGGCGTCGCCGAGGATCTCCAGGGCACCCTTGATGCCGTTGGCGACCTCATCACACGCGGTGATGCCACCGAAGACGTTGACGAACACGCTCTTCACGGCCGGGTCGTTCAGGATCACATCCAGGCCGTTGGCCATCACCGTGGCGTTCGCGCCGCCGCCGATGTCGAGGAAGTTCGCGGGCTTCACCCCGCCATGCGCCTCGCCGGCGTAGGCGACCACGTCCAGGGTGCTCATCACCAGGCCCGCGCCGTTGCCGATGATCCCGACCTGCCCGTCGAGCTTGACGTAGTTGAGGTTCAGGTCCTTCGCCTTCGCCTCCAGCGGGTCGGCCTCCTCCCGGATCACGAACTCCTCATGATCGGGGTGCCGCACCTCCGAGGCGTTGTCATCGAGCGAGACCTTGCCGTCCAGCGCCTCCAGCTTGTCGCCCTCCAGCCGCGCCAGCGGGTTGACCTCCACCAGCGTGGCGTCCTCCTCGACGAACACGGTGTAGAGCTTCTCGATCATCTCCACCGCCTGCTCGAAGACCGGCTCGGGGAACCTCGCCTCAGCAGCGATCTCACGGGCCTTCGCGGCATCCACACCCTGGCCGGGGTCGATCGCGATCTTCTTCACCGCATCCGGGTTGGTCTTGGCGACCTCCTCGATCTCCACACCACCCTCCACCGAGGCGATGCACAGGTACTGGCGGTTCGACCGGTCCAGCAGGAACGAGAAGTAGTACTCCTCGACCGGCGGGGTCGCCGGGGTGACCAGGACCCGGTTGACCGTGAGGCCCTTGATCTCCATCCCCAAGATGTTGCTGGCGTGCTCAAACGCCTCGTCGGGCGTCTTGGCCAGCTTCACACCGCCGGCCTTGCCGCGGCCACCGGCCTTCACCTGCGCCTTGACGACACAGAAGCCGTACTCCTCCGCAGCCGCACGCGCCTCCTCGGCGGTCTCCACAACCGTGCCGAGGGTGGTGGTCACACCATGCTTGGCGAAGAGCTGCTTCGCTTGGTACTCCATCAGGTCCACTGATACGTCCTCTTCATCGAGAGTGGGGCGCCGGCAGGGTGGCGGGCGCACATCCTCGGGCACCCTAGTCCGCTACCGCCGCGTACGACGAGGGCCCCCGACCCGACATGACAGGGGTCACACGCGTCGCTGGACCGTCCCGCACCGTGGAACTCGCCTGTGCAGGAACGGGACAACCTTGAGTTCATACCCCTAAGATTTCGGCTCGTGTGCCCGATCATCTAAGGTCGGCACGCACGATTCACCGGGACGCCACCTCGCGTCCACCGAACCGGACCGCCGAACCTGACCAGGGACAACAGGGAGCTTTGAGGGATGGGTAGCCACCGCGCAGAGCGTCCATCGACGCGACGCCGGTCGAGCACCTCCGAAGCAACCTCCTCCTCGAGCTACGTCGGCCGTCGCATCGCTCGACCCGAGCCGGTCGCCGCGCCGCCGGTCGTGGCCGGGGAGTCCGTCGCCTCGGTCGAGGCGACCGCACCTACCGTCACCGAGCTCCCGGCCGTGACGGTCGAGCTGACCGCGATCACCGAGTCGAGCGGCTCGCTGAGCCCCGCCGTCCCGGGCAAGCGCCGTGCGGTCAAGAAGACGTCGACCAAGCCCAAGGGTCCGCTGCGGCTGCTGCCGTCGGTGCCGGTCGTCGCGGGGGTCGCGACGCTCGCCATCGCCGCCACCGGCGCTGTCACGACCTCGGTGGGGCCCGACCTCGTCGGCAACGACACGCCCCGGATGGCGGTCCCCAACGCGCAGACCGGCGCCTTCGGATCCGGCACCTATGACGCGCTCGGTCGCACGGTCCTGAGCCGCGACTCCGACCGCGACGCTCTCGACGACGCGAACGACTCCGAGCTCGTCGAGGAGGCCGCGGCCCAGGCCGAGCAGCGCAACGACCGGCTCGGCGAGCTCGCCGAGGCCGCCGAGGCGGAGGCCAAGGAGATCACCCTCA
Proteins encoded in this region:
- the sucC gene encoding ADP-forming succinate--CoA ligase subunit beta is translated as MDLMEYQAKQLFAKHGVTTTLGTVVETAEEARAAAEEYGFCVVKAQVKAGGRGKAGGVKLAKTPDEAFEHASNILGMEIKGLTVNRVLVTPATPPVEEYYFSFLLDRSNRQYLCIASVEGGVEIEEVAKTNPDAVKKIAIDPGQGVDAAKAREIAAEARFPEPVFEQAVEMIEKLYTVFVEEDATLVEVNPLARLEGDKLEALDGKVSLDDNASEVRHPDHEEFVIREEADPLEAKAKDLNLNYVKLDGQVGIIGNGAGLVMSTLDVVAYAGEAHGGVKPANFLDIGGGANATVMANGLDVILNDPAVKSVFVNVFGGITACDEVANGIKGALEILGDAATKPLVVRLDGNNVEQGRAILDELNHPLVTQVDTMDGAADKAAELAHANA
- a CDS encoding M23 family metallopeptidase, which codes for MGSHRAERPSTRRRSSTSEATSSSSYVGRRIARPEPVAAPPVVAGESVASVEATAPTVTELPAVTVELTAITESSGSLSPAVPGKRRAVKKTSTKPKGPLRLLPSVPVVAGVATLAIAATGAVTTSVGPDLVGNDTPRMAVPNAQTGAFGSGTYDALGRTVLSRDSDRDALDDANDSELVEEAAAQAEQRNDRLGELAEAAEAEAKEITLNRWVLPLGGYSLSAEFGQAGSYWSSGYHTGLDFSASSGTPLVAIANGVITSTGYDGAYGNKTVLTLEDGTEIWYCHQTSIGVSVGDNVVGGQPIGTVGSTGNTTGPHLHLEVRPGGGDPVDPYAALVAHGVTP
- the sucD gene encoding succinate--CoA ligase subunit alpha encodes the protein MSIYLNKDSKIIVQGITGGMGAKHTALMLDSGAQIVGGVNARKAGTTVSHKNADGADVELPVFGTVAEAMKETGADVSVLFVPPAFTKDAAIEAIDAQMPLIVVITEGVPVQDTAEVWSYLQGKSTRMIGPNCPGIITPGESLAGITPHTITGSGPVGLVSKSGTLTYQMMYELKDFGFSTAIGIGGDPIVGTTHIDALQAFEDDPETKVIVMIGEIGGDAEERAAEYIKANITKPVVGYVAGFTAPEGKTMGHAGAIVSGSAGTAAAKQEALEAVGVKVGKTPSATAALAREILQSL